The Nicotiana tabacum cultivar K326 chromosome 1, ASM71507v2, whole genome shotgun sequence genome segment cacttgttgcagaacaagggactattttcggggtcgcaagtcgaagatcctcagcagcacttgaagaacttcctctctatctgcaaaacccaaaggcagcccaacgtaactcctgaagcaatcaagctgttattgtttccattctcagtgacggGAGCTGCCCAGACTTGGCTAAACTCACTTCCCATAAATTCTataacaacttgggatgagttagtcaGGCAATTCCATAACAAGTTCCACCCACCCAATAAGACTAGTCAACAAATtagtgaaattttgagttttaaacagagACCAATGGAGACACCGCATGAAACATGGGAGCGTTTTAAAGGGATGCTGGTTATATGCCCGTaccatggtattccagatctgatgttggggcagcggttttacatgggattgtcagatagcgtgaagaacattgttgatgcttcagctggtggagcatttCTGGTATAGGAAAATGATATAGGAATTTGATAGATCTTGAAATATGAATATataagaacaaagagattgacacatttcaacaATACTTGATAATGAAGTGATGATACCATCCATTACTTAAAGTAGATAAAAATAGATGCACTTCATAGTTCTATTGAATATTACATCCCATGAGAGTATCTTAAATATTTCTGgacttttttttaaagtaaattctatataaattcttaaaattatatatattatgacggtttggttcggattttgtTTACTCAATACGAAACTAAATCTAATCGAATTTTAATCGTTTGATTTGATTTTTCGGTTTGGTGCAATTTTCCAATTCGGTTTAAACACCCTTAtctaaaagataaaatataacaAGTAACCGTTCATACCAACGGGTTAAAGTACCTAATagtgttttaaaaaaaagttacacggcccgtatataagttaaatacttAATCATGATCAGATACTAGGATATCACAGAGAAATCTACGGTTTGTGTCACTTTAATTCAGAAAGATGCTGAAAAAAATAAGTTATATTTCAATACTCAAAAGATTCTCCTACCAACTGACTGATTAAGAGACCTCTTAGGaggtgtttggtacgaaggaaaacaatttatggaaaatatttttcaattttcttatatttggttggcttaaatgttttggaaaatatttttctcatgaatttattttcttccaattggaggaaaatatttccctattaagagaagggaaaacattttccaaaactcttttccAACTTCCCCCCATTTCCCATCCTCACGAACCCCTACCAACCCACCCCACCCtaatagtattttcttttcatattaTAAATagagtatttttttcattttaacaaatgagtattttcttttcacgataaaaaatgtattttttttattttaacaaaaaaagtatttttttttcatgacgtaaaaatattttctttcatttcaataaaataatatagtaaaaattattttcttttattgcaACAAAAAGAGTATTTTCGTGTTGTAAAAATAGtaatttctttttcaaccaaaaaaagtattttttagtTATGAAGCACAAATTTCAACGGTGTTTTTGCATAAAAAAGTAAACCAACATATTAGTTCATTTGGATTTGTATGaacttttagaaaaataattaaattcttgaaagaaaataaagtcaTGAAAATATTGGGTATTTGGGGAGGAGGAAGGAGCACAAGAAACATAGGGACTTGGGGGAAGGGGGATggggagagtagcataaaaaaatattttttactctctaaccaaacactagaaaatatttacCAGAAAAAACTTTTTACTCACCagccaaacaaaaaaaaataagttaCAAAATCACTCATTTTCTACGAAAACATTTTCTAGGAAAGCATTTTTCATGGAACTCCAGCATGTATATGGAGCTCCTACGTAtaaacttccagtatattatgttggaactccagcacattatgaaattccagcacattatgctgaaatctcatatgtaaaaaattcaaactccaacatattattccgttattttttcagaatttaagggcatttttgttcagattttatctttacatgaaaaagtgactaaatttcgattacttttgaaactggggcTATGTTTTAAATTATCAGTTATAAATCAGGCTATTTCCGATTCTTTTTCCTATAAATGTCACAGCGACTTTGTGTCACATTGCAACACAATGTATTAGAGAAGATGGCCCGTAATAAAAGTAACTCAAATTACAACGGGAAATTttcgttcctataccatataggaaactatattaccaaatatgttcatagtttacatattacccttcatgctaatagtatttctaTAAAATATAGACAATTCATTAAATAAGGAGTCATTGTAGTTGTAGGCTTCCTTATTTAGGCGCGCTAAAATTGGTGGattaaatattcttccagatcTTCTACAACGCAAATCACGCTCATTAATCTTCTTCGTCagtttcatttcaaatttagcgTCTCTGCTTTTTCGATACACTGTGTTTAAAACTTTTTTCTgatttcacaaataaaaaacgactaaatcttctacaattcttttacatcaaacgcaattgtgtccaaatttcagtaatacaaagcaaaggaaaagagagcaggaattccaccattgacaaccattaaaaagctttgaattcaaatttgggttttcaaaagtcattatttgtttggattgggtattgttgcaaataattgagaatatggtttggagtttatatctcaattttgaggggttttggtgaagattagacttggttttggctgaatttcagattgaagaagaagaagaagaagaagaagaagaagaagaagaagaagaagaagaagaagaagaagaagaagaagaagaagaaaaagaagacataacatacattatattgcagaaattgtagaaaaattgtagataaagtgtagaaaaattatattctgttgtttatttatttttcttttattcatttaactattgtatgaaagttgaacaacattgtataaaaattatatttaagtggtattatattATAGTTGTATATACCTTAGTAGAAATAATGTACGAAAATTGTAGATGgtttgtagataagttgtataatatataattagttgtatgaaattaaTGTTTACCATATataaatcatatacaaaatatacaaaagacatattgtacaAACTTTGCATAAAATTTGTATGTAAgttttatgttattgtagttgtatttcacTGTgtggaaataatgtgtgaaagttgtagaaaattgtagataagttgtattcctctataacggaagatgttggcatatcaagtaactttagtgttccagacgaacatgcatgaaaataaagataaattctgttatgaacaatttgtagaaatttgtagataatttgtagaaacattgaaattctgtattttcatattaatttttcaaatgatatacaATTTTATTGTAGAACAAATGTAGAAAACAAGCCATTGTGAGTCTTATTTGACTTATTCCTCACATTCAACATATTCTACAAATTCACGTctctttaaatacaatacaaccatactttcttcaatttaaaggtatagcaatatatataacttaaaaaacatcTTCTCCTCTGCACAAGTTAGCTCCAAAACAGACGAAGTTGAACAACGAGCTCCCATCAAAATTTTTAACACAAAAACACAAaagctcaaaaataaataaacaatagtctacaatttttctataatttatctacaattgcTGCAATATAATGtgtgtcatgtcttcttcttcttcgagtttcaatctgaatttagccaaaaccaagtctaatcttcaacaaaatccctcaaaattgagatataaactccaaaccatattctcaattatttacaacaacacccaaaccaaacaaataatgatttttaaaaacccaaatttgaactcaaagcttcaaagctttttaatggctgtcaatggtggcattgctgctctcttttcctttcctcttaTATTAATGAAGAAACCGAAATCATAGCCATCAAATCGACCAGGCTTGCTTATCTTCCCTGGACACAAAAACATTGGGACAAGATTGCAGAGGTGCCGACAATGCCTTGGCTATGGAAGAAATAATGAGATTTTGATACAGAAATCATGGGTGTGGGAGGGAAACGTGGGTGAAGGTGAGAGAattggagagagaaacgtggagGAGTGGTATTAGAAGGAATATACGGTACCATTAAATTAGGAGCGTAATTAATACCCTTAAAAATCACTAATGGTATATAATTGGTAATtaggtatactaaatgtaattatatcaaaccttaaacattgagggtaatatagtttcttatggcataggaatgtaaaaattccaatTAAAAGCTAAATTGTGAATCGTTTCTCTTATTCTTTTAGGAGAATAAAACTACTGAGTTTTTTTGATAATTGGTTTGAATTTGTATCCAGTCTTTAGACAATATTCATCATCCATTTAGTAATGCTTTGAATGACGTAAGTTGAAATATAATCCACAACTTttaataaacaaaaagaaaaggaaaagaaacaaaaaacgaATTTAACGCGCCAGGTAGGGGTCGAACCTACGACTTTCTGCTTAGGAAACAGACGCTCTATCCACTGAGCTACAGGCGCTCTGTTGCTTAAGGAATGTGACTAGTTTTATATGTCTCTTGTTAGAAAAAACATTTTATTGGCAGAACAactgaaacatttttttttcttccgaAAAGCATTTTAGATTGTACTCCATCCTCCTAGTGGATTTCACTGTATCGTCGTCATTGTTGTATTTTAAATTGTACCCCAATTTTTATTTGGCTATGATTTTATCAAACATTTTTAGATgtattaaaattaataattattgaaCTTATGTGATTTTCAGTCAAGTGAATCAATAAAATACTAGTATGAAATAAACCCCAAATTGAAGAAACTAAAACCCCAAAGCAAAGCCCTTTTTGCATCTGCTTAGTAGCCTCAACAGACATGGCGACTTTCACCGCCAGATCCCTCCTCCGCTCCGCCACTACCTCCGGCCGAACAGCCGCCGTTAGACTTTCCGGTAGTTCCAAACCAAAGGCCTCTCCCTCCCCCATTCGTATCCCTTCACAGAAACCACTCACCGCTCGCATTTTCAGGTCATTATCCGAAAACATTGTTTTCAatttttgcatatatatatatatatatctatatccatatctatatctatatatatatctatctatctatctatatatatatatacacaaaaaaaaaaacatatatatactcTCCGTTTCATTTTATGTGGCGCATTTTACTGTTAATATATTAAAAAAGAATAacatatttatatatttagaaataatttaactttaaaaattacttttttcctTTAATGAAATGTTTTGTATCTACACAAATGTGTATGACTTGTTTTAGACCATAAATTGGGACGGATGGAGTATAAATTTTCACCAAGAATATTTATCATTAATTGTTTCTATATAATATTGAACCAGATACAttttttcctttatattttgTAGGTCACCTGTTGAAATGAGCTGTATAAGAGTGGAAACGATGTTTCCATATCACACTGCTACTGCCTCTGCTTTGCTGAATTCCATGTTATCTGGCACTCCTAGGTGCTATGGTTGGACTCTTGAAggtataattacatattttttatattattatatggatcCATACGAGGATTAGTTTGTTGGGTGCTTGATTTTATGCATATTTGTTGAAGATGTAGAGCCCTTTTGGGCAAGTTGAATTCAAGTAGCTTTTAAGCACCGAGTGCTGAATTTATGATTAAGCAGTTATGTATTTGAATAAAAGTGTTGAAGCTGAAAATAAGTTGTTGATGTGATAATCACTTTTTCTGTCCAAATGACTGAAAATGTCCTTAAAGCTCGTAACACCAAAAATAAGTTTATTGGTGCAacgtttataattttaaattaattcaaaCACATATTACATTTGTGTATCAACTTACTTTAAGTAAGATTATTTTTAATAAATGTAAATTATCATTATTTAATTAACATATACTAAttaattttattgactaaaatttgAACGTAAAAAACATACTAAAATACTCTAACCTTTTGTGGTTGTACGTCACTTTGACAACTTCCAATTCAAGTTCAAACAATAACAGTTAAAGAACCAAATTTTCCCTTTTTGTATGACAATTACTAACACATATAgtattgaatttttttaaaattatctgAAACAAGTTTTAGAAGAGTCTATTATGGTGAAACAAACATTTATATCACCTAAGCTAGTCATTCTAATGTAGAATGCATATATAAACCTAAATAATGCTAACATTGAACAGTTTATAAGTTCGTAAACCAACAACCTAATGCTCAAATACCACATGCTTGAATGCTTTAGGCTCAACAATTTATAATCAAAAAATGGTAAGAATAATAGTATGTATCTTGAGCGGATatgagctgtcacacctcctttttgcgcgcctaccccgaaggataaatgcgtgagggagtttttccaatttaagtgacaatatttgaaatgagattatttatttaattcagagtcgccacttgggaaaggtttggcttttggtgtcccaagtcaccgatttatcttgaatcccaattcgaggaaaatattcgactttccaaatgaagtctgcgaaccagaaattctaagtaaggaattctgttgacccgagggaaggtgttaggcacccccgaatcccatggttctagcacggtcgcttaaattgttgtaatggctaaatatctaatttttatacatgttatgacttgtgtgcttttattaagtttaaaccgcttttttttttttttatagaattgcaacgtcgtgaaaatgcatctcgaaccacgtcacaatcaatgcacccgtggttgttaatacgttctgactccg includes the following:
- the LOC107770486 gene encoding protein NUCLEAR FUSION DEFECTIVE 6, mitochondrial isoform X1, with the protein product MATFTARSLLRSATTSGRTAAVRLSGSSKPKASPSPIRIPSQKPLTARIFRSPVEMSCIRVETMFPYHTATASALLNSMLSGTPRCYGWTLEAYNIDKVTAMYLVLEVKEEEDQ
- the LOC107770486 gene encoding protein NUCLEAR FUSION DEFECTIVE 6, mitochondrial isoform X4 codes for the protein MATFTARSLLRSATTSGRTAAVRLSGSSKPKASPSPIRIPSQKPLTARIFRSPVEMSCIRVETMFPYHTATASALLNSMLSGTPRCYGWTLEDL
- the LOC107770486 gene encoding protein NUCLEAR FUSION DEFECTIVE 6, mitochondrial isoform X2 — translated: MATFTARSLLRSATTSGRTAAVRLSGSSKPKASPSPIRIPSQKPLTARIFRSPVEMSCIRVETMFPYHTATASALLNSMLSGTPRCYGWTLEDCSDDL
- the LOC107770486 gene encoding protein NUCLEAR FUSION DEFECTIVE 6, mitochondrial isoform X3, translating into MATFTARSLLRSATTSGRTAAVRLSGSSKPKASPSPIRIPSQKPLTARIFRSPVEMSCIRVETMFPYHTATASALLNSMLSGTPRCYGWTLEDCKDDV